A genome region from Erigeron canadensis isolate Cc75 chromosome 3, C_canadensis_v1, whole genome shotgun sequence includes the following:
- the LOC122593778 gene encoding AAA-ATPase At5g57480-like codes for MKELWTTMASLMAIYAFSQTLFTTIFPPDIRFAFLKLINHFFTSFSSYYYYDITEIEGVNTNELYNSVHLYLSSVATSSSNRLSITRNLNSSKFTFGLSNNDVTTLTDIFNGVMVAWEHTVTTRQPQMFSWRPLPEEKRGFTLKISKKHKPYILEAYLEFINDKASEIKRRNEDRLLYTNSRGGNSWESVPFKHPSTFETLAMDPAKKAEIMSDLRDFVEGKAFYTRTGRAWKRGYLLYGPPGTGKSSMIAAMANYLSYDIYDLELTEVQTNLELRKMLMKTSSKSIIVIEDIDCSIPLGNRDFADVTADMEIDANNNNNCVTLSGLLNFTDGLWSCCGSERIFVFTTNHIEKLDPALLRSGRMDMHVFMSYCTFSSLKILLKTYLGCTVDDVDKEVLRQLEEVTDKAEMTPADVSEVLIKNRRDKGKALRELLGILRVKANKKKCLSQKEAGEEEEKRELKRTEVCGRRSVVNGGCKVVERWKGLESNGNNY; via the coding sequence ATGAAGGAGCTATGGACAACCATGGCGTCTCTAATGGCCATTTACGCTTTCTCTCAAACACTCTTTACCACCATCTTCCCACCCGATATTCGTTTCGCCTTCCTTAAACTCATCAACCACTTCTTCActtccttttcttcatattACTACTATGATATAACCGAAATTGAAGGCGTAAACACAAACGAACTCTACAATTCTGTCCATTTATACCTCTCATCGGTCGCGACTTCCTCTTCCAACCGTTTGTCTATCACTCGGAACCTTAACTCTTCAAAATTCACGTTTGGGTTGTCCAATAACGACGTCACTACTCTAACCGATATTTTCAACGGTGTAATGGTCGCTTGGGAACATACTGTAACAACCCGACAGCCTCAAATGTTCTCATGGCGACCATTACCCGAAGAGAAACGTGGGTTTACTCTCAAAATAAGCAAAAAACACAAACCTTATATTCTTGAGGCCTACCTTGAATTTATCAATGATAAAGCAAGTGAAATCAAAAGAAGAAACGAGGACAGACTCCTTTACACGAATTCCCGTGGTGGGAATTCATGGGAGTCTGTGCCTTTTAAGCACCCAAGTACATTTGAAACGCTGGCAATGGACCCAGCAAAGAAAGCGGAGATCATGTCTGATCTCCGTGATTTTGTTGAAGGTAAAGCTTTTTATACACGCACTGGGCGTGCATGGAAACGTGGGTATCTTTTGTACGGTCCTCCTGGGACCGGCAAATCCAGCATGATTGCTGCAATGGCTAATTATTtatcatatgatatatatgatctTGAATTAACCGAggttcaaacgaatttagagcTTCGAAAAATGCTTATGAAAACAAGCTCAAAATCCATCATAGTAATTGAAGATATAGATTGTTCGATTCCTCTCGGAAACCGTGATTTTGCTGATGTGACTGCTGACATGGAAATAGATgccaacaacaataataattgtGTTACGTTGTCCGGATTGTTGAATTTTACTGATGGGTTATGGTCATGTTGCGGGTCGGAGCGGATATTCGTATTTACTACAAACCATATTGAGAAACTTGACCCGGCATTGTTACGCAGTGGGCGGATGGACATGCATGTGTTCATGAGTTATTGTACATTttcatcattaaaaatattgttaaaGACTTATTTAGGGTGTACAGTTGATGACGTGGACAAGGAGGTGTTGCGGCAGCTAGAGGAGGTTACCGACAAGGCCGAGATGACCCCGGCGGATGTTAGtgaagttttgattaaaaatagAAGAGATAAAGGGAAGGCGTTGAGAGAACTATTGGGAATTTTGCGTGTTAAAGCGAATAAAAAGAAATGTCTGTCGCAGAAGGAGGCGGGGGAGGAGGAAGAGAAGAGGGAGTTAAAAAGGACGGAAGTTTGTGGTCGTCGTTCGGTGGTTAATGGTGGTTGTAAGGTAGTAGAACGGTGGAAAGGATTAGAGAGTAATGGCAATAATTATTAA